From a single Micrococcales bacterium genomic region:
- a CDS encoding DUF2207 domain-containing protein, with translation MGSGWAMPMRAAQVTAATPPTVAPPTCEASVPCTISDVDGAYRINLTDLPTYTPITMKAYFAEEAPGVRRTLRQNLILFATLALVGLSLALTGLTFARSREKRPTITPNFQPPGADPLVSTWTLQESPSDKAVPAVLLNLVAHGVVDFDTEQQTMAADGPAWIRLTRTDAQIPDLVGFPETLVALGLQAPGATRYISKSSVEDGKILSSLDGQIGSKTSERIIRDGLATRVGGAGCALSFSFLAIIGGFSALIWLDSGLIVATLLLVAAVAGLLISGRDTTRLTDSGSAMRDATAGFKQVLSTPASVERFDYAARVRHFDEYLPWAVAFDCAEEWAQSCTPPPGSPEATAMAGTSHLYTSPTNTSAMWALSTGVVAVEASAVAAYQATQQSSSSGGGGGGGGGGGSGGGGGGHP, from the coding sequence GTGGGTTCGGGCTGGGCGATGCCGATGCGCGCCGCGCAGGTCACCGCCGCCACGCCCCCCACCGTGGCGCCGCCGACGTGCGAGGCCAGCGTGCCGTGCACCATCAGCGACGTGGACGGCGCGTACCGGATCAACCTGACCGACCTGCCCACCTACACGCCGATCACGATGAAGGCCTACTTCGCCGAGGAGGCCCCCGGCGTGCGGCGCACGCTGCGGCAGAACCTGATCCTTTTCGCGACCTTGGCCCTGGTCGGGCTGTCGCTGGCCCTCACCGGGCTGACCTTCGCCCGTTCCCGCGAGAAGCGCCCGACCATCACGCCGAACTTCCAGCCCCCCGGCGCGGATCCACTGGTGAGTACGTGGACCCTGCAGGAGTCGCCGTCGGACAAGGCCGTGCCGGCCGTGCTGCTCAACCTCGTTGCTCACGGTGTGGTCGACTTCGACACCGAGCAGCAGACGATGGCCGCCGACGGACCGGCGTGGATCCGACTCACGCGCACAGACGCGCAGATTCCGGACCTCGTCGGTTTCCCCGAGACTCTGGTGGCTCTGGGGTTGCAGGCACCGGGCGCCACCCGGTACATCAGCAAGAGCAGCGTCGAGGACGGCAAGATCCTGTCGAGTCTGGACGGGCAGATCGGCAGCAAGACCTCCGAACGGATCATCCGGGACGGCCTGGCCACCCGGGTGGGAGGTGCGGGGTGCGCACTGTCGTTCTCCTTCCTGGCGATCATCGGCGGCTTCAGCGCGCTCATCTGGCTGGACAGCGGGCTGATCGTCGCCACCCTGCTGCTGGTCGCGGCCGTCGCGGGACTGCTGATCAGCGGCCGTGACACCACCCGGCTGACCGACAGCGGCTCGGCCATGCGCGATGCCACCGCCGGCTTCAAACAGGTCCTGTCCACGCCGGCGTCCGTCGAGCGCTTCGACTACGCCGCCCGGGTGCGTCACTTCGACGAGTACTTGCCATGGGCGGTCGCCTTCGACTGCGCCGAGGAGTGGGCGCAGTCCTGCACCCCACCCCCGGGCAGCCCGGAGGCCACGGCCATGGCCGGCACCTCCCACCTCTACACCTCCCCGACGAATACGTCGGCGATGTGGGCACTGTCCACGGGGGTGGTAGCGGTTGAGGCCTCCGCGGTGGCCGCCTACCAAGCGACGCAGCAATCGTCGTCCAGTGGTGGTGGCGGAGGCGGCGGAGGCGGGGGCGGCTCCGGCGGTGGTGGCGGGGGCCACCCCTGA
- a CDS encoding fibronectin type III domain-containing protein, with translation MRFRIVAVVAALALPLASAPAAAGEDVTRVLLVGDSVTQGSAGDWTWRYRLWKHLEAAGTPVDFVGPRNDLWDAEQMSPGSQEYVDPAFDTDHAAYWATAYVAQKYAVAELVATYRPEVIVVSYGVNDFFGYWQPAATVLAQAASFVAAARSADPDVDIVLSRIPQTWLTGVPALNEGLPDVATSLDSVRSRVVVTDLPEGVVEYTDTYDPAHLSASGEVKVAAAVADALAGLGVGRPYPRPLPKVPNGPRRPATLTVSAKRSVAHLSWRNPPGATGAYIWMRDVSAGGPWVRLAGPVEKKNTWPAAGLARGHDYEFRLQATKGSAVAEDIFSSTVRITRPPPRVAAVRVISKRRALRLRWWPAWRVGDDVRYLVSWWPDGGRDRLRVRLTDRPRTVLRKLRTGYHYRLRVTAVKNGVAGRGTRATGITLG, from the coding sequence GTGCGGTTCCGGATCGTTGCGGTGGTGGCTGCGCTCGCACTGCCCCTCGCATCCGCTCCTGCTGCCGCCGGGGAGGACGTGACGCGGGTCCTGCTCGTGGGCGACTCGGTGACCCAGGGGTCGGCCGGTGACTGGACCTGGCGGTACCGGTTGTGGAAGCACCTCGAGGCCGCGGGGACGCCGGTGGATTTCGTGGGACCGCGCAATGATCTATGGGATGCCGAGCAGATGAGCCCGGGCTCACAGGAGTACGTCGATCCCGCGTTCGACACCGATCATGCCGCGTATTGGGCTACCGCCTACGTGGCCCAGAAGTACGCGGTCGCGGAACTGGTGGCCACCTATCGCCCCGAGGTGATCGTGGTGTCCTACGGGGTCAACGACTTCTTCGGCTACTGGCAGCCAGCCGCAACGGTGCTGGCGCAGGCGGCCTCCTTCGTGGCCGCGGCCAGGTCCGCCGACCCGGACGTGGACATCGTCCTCTCGCGGATCCCGCAGACCTGGCTGACCGGAGTGCCGGCCCTCAACGAAGGCCTGCCGGACGTGGCGACTTCGCTGGACTCGGTGCGTTCACGGGTCGTTGTGACCGACCTCCCGGAGGGCGTCGTCGAGTACACCGACACCTACGACCCGGCGCATCTGTCGGCCAGCGGCGAGGTGAAGGTGGCGGCGGCGGTGGCTGATGCCCTGGCCGGGCTCGGAGTCGGAAGGCCGTACCCGCGCCCCCTGCCGAAGGTGCCGAACGGTCCACGCCGGCCGGCCACTCTCACCGTGAGTGCCAAGCGCAGTGTCGCCCACCTCTCCTGGCGGAATCCGCCGGGCGCGACGGGCGCGTACATCTGGATGCGCGACGTCTCGGCCGGTGGGCCGTGGGTCAGGCTGGCAGGCCCGGTGGAGAAGAAGAACACATGGCCGGCGGCGGGGCTGGCCAGGGGACACGACTACGAGTTCCGGCTACAGGCCACCAAGGGCAGCGCTGTGGCTGAGGACATCTTCTCCAGCACGGTGCGAATCACGCGTCCGCCGCCTCGCGTCGCGGCCGTCCGAGTCATCAGCAAGCGGCGCGCGCTGCGCCTGCGCTGGTGGCCCGCATGGAGGGTCGGGGACGACGTGCGCTACCTCGTCTCGTGGTGGCCGGACGGCGGGCGTGACCGGTTGCGGGTGCGGTTGACCGACCGTCCGCGCACCGTACTGCGCAAGCTGCGCACCGGGTATCACTACCGGCTGCGGGTGACGGCGGTGAAGAACGGTGTGGCTGGTCGCGGCACCCGGGCGACGGGGATCACGCTGGGGTGA
- a CDS encoding FUSC family protein: MGISVARWIRATGPPDLGQGLRGAAGWFACTSAGLYLDLPALGFIAGMVAWIVAFSDTSVGLSPRLRGGLFQMLFTSVCVSLAVMANRWEFGVLLVTAATGAIVALSAVGGPATARRTSASMLVILLAAGATGLSMDPVEAGVASLVGGALALALSMLSGFGGRWLGSGSPAAAQFARVADLVDLYAAGADPQRIALARIALSRATADAYSDAAMSWPASYGRQTASQISLANSITQHLASAIDSEDLMRRSHEDLLLEMCSNVARTCRHACQLLVDRRGAYVSIGTTLYSIDRVIALWEALKPGDVAGSGALHDLRADMCRVPDIRNLGGLSAREVRRRSQPSWVDWFAGVRSDQLLRRYAIRYLVLLVLAAGVAWWSAMPDGYLIPITCALVLRPDLSGSVERVVAFSAAVLAGAAVGVVLGGIAGSLSAVLVLLTTALIFLAIGYAPMLWWAFPAGVTAFMMCAAGLLLPHDWSNHGWRLMAAGIGVAIALVGGAWILWPQRAAALVRETFARSLDASAEYLVDVAEGADEEALRARRRYASRVTAAAGAALVEYAMMPYRSRHVLASLQATLPSLQRTYGAVTELASLRHSGRRVPPTQQTVALVRQTADDVRDTQVDPGTALEGVRVAMGDLLRAADTT, from the coding sequence ATGGGTATTTCCGTCGCCCGCTGGATCCGTGCTACCGGGCCTCCGGACCTCGGCCAGGGGTTGCGCGGCGCGGCGGGTTGGTTCGCGTGCACCAGTGCCGGTCTCTACCTCGACCTTCCCGCGCTCGGCTTCATCGCCGGGATGGTCGCCTGGATCGTGGCGTTCTCCGACACCTCGGTCGGGCTCTCACCGCGATTGCGGGGAGGGCTGTTCCAGATGCTCTTCACCTCGGTCTGCGTCAGCTTGGCGGTGATGGCCAACCGATGGGAATTCGGGGTGCTGCTGGTCACCGCCGCGACCGGCGCCATCGTCGCGCTGTCAGCCGTGGGCGGACCGGCGACCGCCCGCCGCACATCGGCCTCGATGCTCGTCATCCTGCTGGCGGCCGGTGCCACCGGACTGTCCATGGATCCGGTCGAGGCGGGGGTCGCCAGCCTGGTCGGGGGCGCCCTCGCCCTGGCCCTGTCCATGCTCTCCGGCTTCGGCGGTCGCTGGCTGGGATCCGGCTCGCCGGCGGCCGCGCAGTTCGCCCGCGTGGCCGATCTGGTGGACCTGTACGCCGCCGGCGCCGATCCCCAACGCATCGCGCTGGCGCGCATCGCACTGTCCCGCGCCACCGCCGACGCGTACTCCGACGCTGCCATGTCGTGGCCTGCTTCGTACGGGCGCCAGACCGCCAGCCAGATCTCCCTGGCCAACTCGATCACCCAGCACCTCGCCAGCGCGATCGACTCCGAGGATCTGATGCGCAGGTCCCACGAGGACCTGCTCCTGGAGATGTGCTCCAACGTGGCCAGGACCTGCCGGCATGCCTGCCAGTTGCTCGTGGACAGACGCGGGGCGTATGTGTCCATCGGCACGACCCTGTACTCCATCGATCGCGTGATAGCCCTGTGGGAAGCCCTGAAACCCGGCGACGTCGCAGGTTCAGGTGCGCTGCACGACCTGCGAGCGGACATGTGCCGGGTCCCGGACATCCGTAACCTGGGCGGGTTGTCCGCGCGGGAGGTGCGCAGACGCTCCCAGCCCAGTTGGGTCGACTGGTTCGCCGGCGTGCGCTCCGATCAACTCCTGCGCCGGTACGCCATCCGGTACCTGGTGCTGCTCGTGCTGGCCGCGGGGGTTGCCTGGTGGTCGGCGATGCCCGACGGCTACCTCATCCCGATCACGTGCGCGCTCGTGCTGCGTCCCGATCTCAGCGGATCCGTGGAGCGGGTGGTGGCCTTCAGCGCGGCCGTTCTCGCTGGCGCTGCTGTGGGGGTGGTTCTAGGGGGGATCGCGGGGAGCCTGTCCGCGGTGCTGGTGCTGCTCACCACTGCCCTCATCTTCCTGGCGATCGGATACGCGCCCATGCTGTGGTGGGCCTTCCCCGCCGGGGTGACGGCTTTCATGATGTGCGCGGCGGGGCTGCTCCTGCCGCACGACTGGTCCAACCACGGGTGGCGGTTGATGGCAGCGGGGATCGGCGTTGCGATCGCCCTCGTGGGCGGCGCATGGATCCTGTGGCCGCAGCGGGCGGCGGCTCTGGTTCGCGAGACCTTCGCCCGCTCCCTGGACGCCTCTGCGGAGTACCTGGTCGACGTTGCCGAAGGTGCCGACGAGGAAGCGCTGCGGGCTCGTCGGCGCTACGCCTCCCGGGTGACTGCGGCTGCCGGCGCAGCCCTCGTGGAGTACGCCATGATGCCCTACCGCTCCCGTCACGTGCTGGCGTCGCTGCAGGCCACCCTGCCGAGTCTGCAGCGGACCTACGGCGCGGTCACGGAACTGGCTTCGCTGCGACACAGCGGCCGCCGCGTGCCTCCCACCCAGCAGACCGTCGCGCTGGTGCGGCAGACCGCCGATGACGTGCGCGATACACAGGTCGACCCCGGTACGGCCCTCGAGGGCGTGCGGGTGGCGATGGGTGACCTGTTGCGGGCGGCGGACACTACCTGA
- a CDS encoding DNA polymerase III subunit gamma and tau produces the protein MALALYRKYRPGTFDDVIGQEHVTEPLKRAIDSDRVHHAYLFSGPRGCGKTSSARILARSLNCEKGPTSQPCEECESCVALAPNGPGSLDVIEMDAATHGLVDDARELRERAMFVPATSRYKIYIIDEAHQLGPGAANALLKLIEEPPEHVRFVFATTEPDKIIGTIRSRTHHYAFRLVPTRTLATHLARVCEAEGVPAEPAALALVARAGEGSVRDAMSILGQLVSGTGPDGLTYQAAVQQLGVTDASLLDDVTAAIAAGDVARLFGRIGDVVDSGHDPRRFVADLLERFRDLLVLHVLGVEKAAQLVDLPEDRLPELAEMARGFGRAELNRIADALSDALSELRGATAPRLHLELLMSEVCLPTGASDSLDLLARIDRLERRMETVAGRVAAGATAAQPARTEPPSPPKTPDPPRTQQATPPAKPAVAATSPPASGARRPPGPPPSPSTQAPPAPAPATPAPAPAASSDVPLDKVIALWPRVLDKVKDNSRVAWLLVRDCRPVSLSNGILALTQSNGGAVAAFTQGGHAERVRQAILDELKLDLTVEMTLGQNAPAPAAAAPEPILDPEDAPSDDDEAVEATVENGLELLQRELGGRKIAEFDTE, from the coding sequence GTGGCCCTCGCCCTCTACCGCAAGTACCGCCCCGGAACTTTCGACGACGTCATCGGACAAGAACACGTCACCGAGCCGCTGAAGCGCGCCATCGACTCCGACCGGGTCCACCACGCGTACCTGTTCTCCGGGCCGCGCGGCTGCGGCAAGACGTCCAGCGCCCGCATCCTGGCACGGTCGCTGAACTGCGAGAAAGGGCCCACCTCCCAGCCCTGCGAGGAATGCGAGTCCTGCGTCGCACTGGCACCCAACGGGCCGGGTTCGCTCGATGTCATCGAGATGGATGCGGCGACCCACGGGCTGGTTGACGACGCCCGCGAACTGCGTGAACGGGCGATGTTCGTGCCGGCCACAAGCCGCTACAAGATCTACATCATCGACGAGGCCCACCAACTGGGACCGGGCGCTGCCAACGCTCTTCTGAAACTCATCGAGGAGCCCCCTGAGCATGTGAGGTTCGTCTTCGCGACGACCGAGCCCGACAAGATCATCGGCACGATCCGCTCGCGCACGCATCATTACGCCTTCCGGCTCGTGCCCACCCGCACCCTGGCCACCCACCTCGCGCGTGTCTGCGAAGCCGAAGGGGTACCCGCGGAACCCGCCGCGCTGGCGCTGGTCGCCCGCGCCGGCGAGGGCTCAGTCCGCGATGCGATGTCCATTCTGGGGCAACTGGTCTCCGGCACCGGCCCGGACGGGCTGACCTACCAGGCCGCCGTGCAGCAGTTGGGTGTCACGGACGCCTCGCTGCTCGACGACGTCACCGCGGCCATCGCCGCCGGCGACGTCGCGCGGCTGTTCGGGCGCATCGGCGACGTCGTCGACTCCGGCCACGATCCGCGCCGGTTCGTCGCCGACCTGCTGGAACGCTTCCGTGACCTACTCGTGCTGCACGTGCTCGGGGTGGAGAAGGCCGCGCAACTGGTCGACCTGCCCGAGGACCGGCTGCCGGAACTCGCGGAGATGGCCCGGGGGTTCGGCCGGGCCGAACTCAACCGGATCGCCGACGCCTTGTCAGACGCCCTCAGTGAGCTGCGCGGTGCCACCGCTCCCCGGCTGCACCTGGAACTGCTGATGTCCGAAGTGTGCCTGCCCACCGGCGCCAGCGATTCGCTGGACCTGCTGGCGCGCATCGACCGCCTCGAACGCCGGATGGAGACCGTTGCCGGGCGGGTGGCTGCCGGTGCGACCGCAGCCCAGCCTGCGCGCACCGAACCCCCGTCACCCCCCAAGACCCCGGACCCACCCCGCACTCAGCAGGCCACGCCGCCGGCCAAACCCGCAGTCGCTGCGACGTCGCCGCCGGCGAGCGGTGCCCGTCGACCTCCCGGGCCACCGCCCTCCCCGTCCACCCAGGCGCCTCCAGCGCCCGCCCCGGCGACACCCGCCCCCGCGCCTGCCGCCAGCAGTGACGTCCCGCTGGACAAGGTCATCGCCCTGTGGCCGCGCGTCCTCGACAAGGTGAAGGACAACAGCCGGGTCGCCTGGCTGCTGGTGCGCGACTGCCGACCCGTGTCACTGTCCAACGGGATCCTCGCGCTGACCCAGTCCAACGGCGGGGCCGTAGCGGCCTTCACCCAGGGCGGGCACGCCGAACGGGTGCGCCAGGCCATCCTCGACGAACTCAAACTCGACCTCACTGTCGAGATGACCCTCGGGCAGAACGCACCGGCACCCGCCGCAGCCGCGCCCGAGCCGATCCTGGACCCGGAGGATGCGCCCAGCGACGACGACGAGGCTGTCGAGGCCACGGTCGAGAACGGGCTGGAGTTGTTGCAGCGCGAACTCGGGGGGCGCAAGATCGCCGAATTCGACACGGAGTAG
- a CDS encoding penicillin acylase family protein yields the protein MHRALPRFAVPIAVITSLVLAAPVQADGPGTYGKNDAGGFRNVLPPGQNGLDTLGQILNFRANGSLPKHWADQQPLYDGLLYASPTLTDDQVGDYYKDATFGVKKKDRASTVKPRKGVTIIRDKQYGVPRIYGETRSDTMFGAGYASANDRLFLMDVLRHTGRADLTNFLGGANLNADASQWQNNAYTEKDLKRQLEAPAQGSQKEWNKLRNDVENYVDGINAYIKAARKIDRLMPGEYAATGQKVKDWKLTDVMATASLFGGIFGRGGGAEVTSAMIVRALEARFGVEQGRAIWTGFRSKNNPAAPTTIPQSYPYQTGDSFAPKGLALPDPGTPVTPAKIIHGGSTTSALATADDSVSIGDAIQQEQLDGHHSNWELLTAKNSTNGRPLGVLGPQVGYYLPQVLMELELHGPGIDARGASFPGVSMYVQLGRGRDYAFSATSAGSDNVDTFAEVLCGGSKYKYKYKGKCVKMEKLVRDLSWKPNAIDSTPKGEATLKVYRTVHGLVTHYGTVNGKPVAYVTARTTYLHEADSILGFRRFNQPDQMKNPKTFHKSASKIQFTFNWAFINDKHTAYYLSGAYPKRAKGTSPDFPVLGTGKYDWQGFDAKNYTMDLLGFSKHPKTKNQPVMVSWNNKPAKDWAAADEQWGYGPFYRSNLIEEKLQNAVSGGKQATLAQVVQAMEESATQDIRAAKLLTTVFEAMGTVSDPDLVAAIDKLKAWMADGGHRRDLDKDGAFEHTAAIQILDAWWPKLLTAQFGPGLGDEAFSEIQQMISFGAVTSRPSAPGFSDGWWGYSVQDLQRLLTGQPQPGGFPVTFCGNGDATACATALQESLKQALTVTPEQLYGAGACVSDPQPSCWNANRARVTAGVTKPNVYPFQNRPTFQQAVSVGK from the coding sequence ATGCATCGAGCACTTCCGCGCTTCGCAGTCCCCATCGCCGTCATCACATCGCTGGTCCTGGCCGCGCCGGTCCAGGCCGATGGTCCCGGCACGTACGGCAAGAACGACGCGGGCGGCTTCCGCAATGTGCTGCCCCCCGGCCAGAATGGCCTGGACACCCTCGGCCAGATCCTCAACTTCCGCGCGAACGGGTCGCTGCCGAAGCACTGGGCCGACCAGCAGCCGTTGTACGACGGGTTGCTGTACGCCTCCCCCACCCTCACCGACGACCAGGTGGGCGACTACTACAAGGACGCCACGTTCGGGGTCAAGAAGAAGGACCGCGCCTCGACGGTCAAGCCCCGCAAGGGCGTGACGATCATCCGCGACAAGCAGTACGGGGTACCGCGCATCTACGGCGAGACCCGCAGCGACACCATGTTCGGTGCCGGCTACGCCTCGGCCAACGACCGCCTGTTCCTGATGGACGTGTTGCGGCACACCGGTCGCGCCGACCTCACGAACTTCCTGGGCGGTGCGAACCTCAACGCCGACGCCAGCCAGTGGCAGAACAACGCGTACACCGAGAAGGACCTGAAGCGGCAACTCGAAGCCCCCGCGCAGGGCAGCCAGAAGGAGTGGAACAAGCTGCGCAACGACGTGGAGAACTACGTCGACGGCATCAACGCGTACATTAAGGCCGCCCGCAAGATCGATCGCTTGATGCCCGGTGAGTACGCGGCAACCGGGCAGAAGGTCAAGGATTGGAAACTCACCGACGTCATGGCCACTGCGTCACTGTTCGGCGGCATCTTCGGCCGCGGCGGTGGCGCCGAGGTCACCTCGGCGATGATCGTGCGGGCGCTCGAAGCGCGCTTCGGCGTGGAGCAGGGCCGCGCCATCTGGACCGGTTTCCGTTCCAAGAACAACCCGGCTGCGCCCACGACGATCCCGCAGAGCTACCCGTACCAGACCGGTGACTCGTTCGCGCCGAAGGGACTGGCGCTGCCCGACCCGGGCACGCCGGTCACCCCCGCGAAGATCATCCACGGCGGGTCCACCACCTCCGCGCTGGCCACCGCCGACGACTCCGTGTCGATCGGCGATGCCATCCAGCAGGAGCAACTCGACGGCCACCACTCCAACTGGGAACTGCTGACCGCCAAGAATTCGACCAACGGCCGGCCGCTCGGCGTGCTCGGTCCGCAGGTCGGGTACTACCTGCCGCAGGTGCTCATGGAACTGGAACTGCACGGCCCGGGGATCGACGCCCGCGGTGCGTCGTTCCCCGGCGTGAGCATGTATGTGCAACTCGGCCGCGGCCGCGACTACGCGTTCAGCGCCACCTCCGCCGGGTCTGACAACGTCGACACGTTCGCTGAGGTCCTGTGCGGCGGCAGCAAGTACAAGTACAAGTACAAGGGCAAGTGCGTGAAGATGGAGAAGTTGGTCCGCGACCTGTCCTGGAAGCCGAACGCCATCGACTCGACACCGAAGGGTGAGGCCACGCTGAAGGTCTACCGGACGGTGCACGGCCTGGTGACGCACTACGGAACGGTCAACGGCAAGCCCGTCGCGTACGTCACGGCGCGCACCACGTACCTCCACGAGGCCGACTCCATCCTCGGGTTCCGGCGCTTCAACCAGCCCGACCAGATGAAGAACCCCAAGACGTTCCACAAGTCGGCCTCGAAGATCCAGTTCACGTTCAACTGGGCCTTCATCAACGACAAGCACACGGCGTACTACCTCTCCGGGGCGTACCCGAAGCGCGCGAAGGGCACGTCTCCGGACTTCCCGGTGCTGGGGACCGGGAAGTATGACTGGCAGGGCTTCGACGCGAAGAACTACACGATGGATCTGCTGGGCTTCTCCAAGCACCCGAAGACCAAGAACCAGCCTGTGATGGTGTCGTGGAACAACAAGCCGGCCAAGGACTGGGCCGCTGCCGATGAGCAGTGGGGCTACGGGCCGTTCTACCGTTCCAACCTCATCGAGGAGAAGTTGCAGAACGCGGTCAGCGGCGGCAAGCAGGCGACGCTGGCCCAGGTCGTGCAGGCCATGGAGGAGTCCGCCACGCAGGACATCCGCGCGGCCAAGCTCCTCACGACGGTATTCGAGGCCATGGGCACGGTGTCTGATCCGGACCTGGTGGCAGCCATCGACAAGCTCAAGGCCTGGATGGCTGACGGTGGGCACCGCCGCGACCTGGACAAGGACGGCGCTTTCGAGCACACCGCCGCGATCCAGATCCTGGACGCCTGGTGGCCGAAACTGCTGACCGCGCAGTTCGGGCCCGGACTCGGCGATGAGGCCTTCAGCGAGATCCAGCAGATGATCTCGTTCGGCGCTGTCACGAGCCGGCCGAGCGCGCCGGGCTTCTCGGACGGCTGGTGGGGCTACAGCGTGCAGGATCTGCAGCGCTTGCTCACCGGTCAGCCGCAACCCGGCGGCTTCCCGGTCACGTTCTGCGGCAATGGCGACGCCACGGCGTGCGCCACGGCGCTGCAGGAGTCCCTGAAGCAGGCACTGACCGTCACGCCGGAGCAGTTGTACGGTGCGGGGGCCTGCGTGTCCGATCCGCAGCCGTCGTGCTGGAACGCCAACCGGGCGCGGGTGACCGCCGGTGTGACCAAGCCCAATGTCTACCCGTTCCAGAACCGGCCGACCTTCCAGCAGGCGGTGAGCGTCGGCAAGTAG